From Proteiniborus sp. MB09-C3, the proteins below share one genomic window:
- a CDS encoding ABC transporter permease subunit: MKIKRVKKDRLLPYILPSLCGILFFYGIPFILSFYYALLNNMGEKKLIGLKNFSNTLQNPMFQRGLKNQSLFIAIAVPLCFILALFFALQIMKLKKGKKLIFLISIIPFVIPSGTSIYFWKCIFDVNGLANKILYSLNIPMVNWYNSKWVMAIAVIIFIWKNVGATSLILYVGLNQIPKEYYEISDIEGINRFQKFYKITLVYLTPIIFISIILLVVNSFKIFKEIYLLFGNYPGENIYLLQHYMNNHFFRLNLQKLTTAAYLLFVIIGVFICLMFLLQKRYSDTFNTLNFDGSYKNTYSKRNSYFASSFSIIMGLLFLLPIIFIISNSFMGELEIISRYTKDITQYNVTDLTANGMHFVNIGFISDNPTISSYLNVLFNNPKYLKAYLNSILIIVPILVGQSIISPLAAYAFEYSKWRYKEILFFIYILIMLMPLQVLLVPNYLVVDWLGLVDTHWAIILPAIFNPIGVFIIRLQLKGFPKECIEAAQNNGATHFQIFKYIVLPNMKSSIAILVVLIFTEYWNVIEQGIVFLKTSSLEPLSIYLSQIVDENLGVFFSTSCLYLIPVFIIFFIGSKLLSSNDNKSVL, encoded by the coding sequence ATGAAAATAAAACGTGTGAAAAAAGATAGGCTATTACCATATATATTACCTAGCTTATGTGGGATATTGTTTTTTTATGGTATCCCCTTTATATTGTCCTTTTATTATGCCCTATTAAATAATATGGGTGAGAAAAAGCTTATAGGTCTAAAAAACTTTTCAAATACATTACAAAATCCAATGTTTCAAAGGGGTTTAAAAAATCAAAGCCTTTTTATAGCTATTGCCGTTCCTTTATGCTTTATTTTAGCTTTATTTTTTGCATTGCAAATAATGAAATTAAAAAAAGGTAAAAAGCTTATATTCTTAATATCAATAATACCCTTTGTTATTCCATCAGGTACAAGCATATATTTTTGGAAGTGTATTTTTGATGTCAATGGACTTGCTAATAAAATTCTTTATTCCTTAAATATCCCTATGGTTAACTGGTATAATAGCAAATGGGTCATGGCTATTGCTGTGATTATATTTATTTGGAAAAATGTAGGGGCTACAAGTTTGATATTGTATGTAGGTCTTAATCAAATACCTAAAGAGTATTATGAAATATCTGATATAGAAGGAATAAATAGATTTCAGAAATTCTATAAAATTACTTTAGTATATCTTACACCGATTATTTTTATTTCTATAATATTGTTAGTAGTTAATTCATTTAAGATTTTTAAAGAGATTTACTTATTGTTTGGGAACTATCCAGGTGAGAACATATATCTGTTACAGCATTATATGAACAATCATTTCTTTAGATTAAATCTACAGAAGTTAACTACAGCAGCATATCTTCTATTTGTAATAATTGGAGTTTTCATATGCTTAATGTTTTTATTGCAAAAACGCTATTCAGATACTTTTAATACGCTTAATTTTGACGGGAGCTATAAAAATACATATAGTAAAAGAAATAGCTACTTTGCTAGTAGCTTCTCAATTATAATGGGATTACTTTTTTTATTGCCTATAATATTTATTATATCTAATTCATTTATGGGTGAATTAGAGATTATTAGTAGGTATACAAAAGATATTACACAATATAATGTGACTGATTTGACAGCAAATGGTATGCATTTTGTCAATATAGGATTTATTTCAGATAATCCTACTATTAGCAGCTATTTAAATGTATTATTTAATAATCCTAAATATCTAAAAGCATACCTGAATTCTATACTAATCATTGTGCCTATTCTAGTAGGTCAGAGTATTATTTCTCCATTGGCTGCATATGCCTTTGAGTATAGTAAATGGAGGTATAAAGAAATATTATTTTTTATTTATATATTAATAATGCTAATGCCTTTACAAGTCCTTTTAGTGCCTAATTATCTTGTCGTAGATTGGTTAGGGCTTGTAGATACACATTGGGCAATTATACTTCCTGCTATTTTTAATCCAATAGGTGTGTTTATTATACGATTACAATTAAAAGGCTTTCCTAAAGAATGTATTGAAGCAGCACAAAATAATGGAGCTACACATTTTCAAATATTTAAATATATTGTTTTACCAAATATGAAGTCATCCATAGCAATATTGGTAGTATTAATATTTACAGAGTATTGGAATGTGATAGAGCAAGGAATTGTATTTCTTAAAACTTCGAGCTTAGAGCCGTTATCAATATATTTATCGCAAATTGTAGATGAGAATCTAGGTGTGTTTTTTTCCACTTCATGCTTATATCTGATACCTGTTTTCATAATTTTTTTTATTGGGAGCAAGCTTTTGTCAAGTAATGATAATAAAAGTGTTTTATAA
- a CDS encoding ABC transporter ATP-binding protein — MELAIDRLTKQYQNKIAVDRISLTLTKGVYGLLGANGAGKTTLMRMMCGILRPTNGEIKFNGIDVTHEDYRDVLGYLPQDFGYYPEFTATEFLCYMASLKGLTKHRAKAKSAELLEIVSLSNMAKRKIKTFSGGMKQRLGIAQAMLNNPKILILDEPTAGLDPKERVRFRNIISQLGTDRIVLLSTHIVSDIENIAGTILVMKDGQIIHQGSLEEIIKAIDGRVFECIVDSKTAEKLAAIYPIINIRQENDKTFLRIVCDKKPSEDAICVKATLEDLYLYYFSEVSQNE, encoded by the coding sequence ATGGAGCTTGCAATTGACCGCTTAACAAAGCAATATCAAAATAAAATTGCCGTTGATAGAATTTCTTTGACATTAACGAAAGGTGTTTATGGACTTTTAGGTGCGAACGGTGCAGGAAAAACAACCTTAATGCGGATGATGTGTGGGATTTTAAGACCAACAAATGGAGAGATTAAATTTAATGGAATAGATGTAACTCACGAAGACTATCGTGATGTACTCGGATATTTGCCACAGGATTTTGGATACTATCCTGAATTTACAGCAACAGAATTTTTGTGCTACATGGCGAGCCTTAAGGGCTTAACAAAGCATAGGGCAAAAGCAAAATCGGCAGAACTTTTAGAGATTGTATCCCTATCCAATATGGCAAAACGAAAAATCAAAACCTTTTCAGGAGGAATGAAGCAGCGTCTTGGAATTGCTCAGGCAATGCTTAATAATCCTAAAATTTTGATTTTGGACGAACCAACAGCAGGGCTTGATCCCAAAGAGCGTGTACGTTTTCGTAATATTATTTCACAGCTTGGGACTGATAGAATTGTATTGTTGTCAACTCATATAGTGTCTGATATTGAAAATATTGCAGGAACTATTTTAGTAATGAAGGATGGTCAAATTATCCACCAAGGCAGTTTAGAGGAAATTATCAAGGCTATTGATGGCAGGGTTTTTGAGTGCATTGTTGATAGTAAAACAGCAGAAAAATTAGCAGCTATATATCCAATTATCAATATAAGACAAGAGAATGACAAAACGTTTTTGCGTATTGTATGTGATAAAAAACCTTCTGAAGATGCTATTTGTGTAAAAGCAACCTTAGAGGATTTATACCTATACTATTTTAGTGAGGTGAGTCAAAATGAGTAG
- a CDS encoding acyltransferase family protein, with translation MSILSTIHSRRYITGLDGLRAFAILFVVFYHFSFSWARGGFLGVNIFFVLSGYLVTSKILLSQENFKVITFWKGRLRRLLPSAYLMIIVTFLWVVLFNHGLLANLLGDTISSISYTTNWWFIYHKLSYFDSFGSPSPLKHIWFLAVQEQFYILWPFILIIGLRISKKANKLSNMIFIGALVSATLMGILYNPTADPSRVYYGTDTRAFELLIGGFLAAVLANSKPFTKEASIKHKNALKLISIVTFSIFIFSAIFIDEYNSFLYRGGLFLFSLNTALLIACVCHPKGILGPILSWKPLRWIGTRSYGIYLWHYPIMVLSTPIYEIGNPSYLRVFFQLIITCIIAEYSYRFIELPIRKLGFRKYCNYLAVNFIKRRSLTFAKKTTAVVSVLVAISLVIGVVNMTKVRPSFGKAEAHPSEIDTNQVSEDKASNTSFDEKDKSISTEKNELSSSKNREVNSNEQSSVISNNNNNEDTSSTAVEAYKEILAIGDSIMLNITQSLNEKYNNITIDGKVGRQMSEAITLAAKYTAFNASDKAVIIELGANGYFTSKQINKLLDSFSKSHIFLINTRVPRSWESKVNKTLKEKAEERKNVTLIDWYSIASKHPEYFGQDGVHLNSKGAEALVNLISKNLKI, from the coding sequence ATGTCTATATTGAGTACTATACACAGTCGTCGTTATATAACAGGATTAGATGGGCTTCGTGCCTTTGCAATTTTATTTGTGGTTTTTTATCACTTCAGCTTTAGCTGGGCTAGAGGAGGATTCTTAGGAGTTAATATCTTTTTTGTCTTATCTGGTTATCTAGTAACCTCTAAGATTTTATTGTCACAAGAAAACTTTAAAGTAATAACTTTTTGGAAAGGTCGTCTTCGCAGACTATTACCTTCTGCTTATTTAATGATTATAGTCACTTTCTTATGGGTGGTACTTTTTAACCATGGACTTTTAGCAAACCTCTTAGGTGATACAATATCTTCTATTTCATACACAACTAATTGGTGGTTTATTTATCATAAGCTTTCTTACTTTGATAGCTTTGGCTCTCCATCTCCTTTGAAGCATATTTGGTTTTTGGCAGTACAAGAGCAATTTTATATTTTATGGCCATTTATACTCATAATAGGACTAAGAATTAGTAAAAAAGCCAACAAGCTTTCAAATATGATTTTTATCGGAGCCTTAGTTTCAGCAACTTTGATGGGTATACTTTATAATCCAACTGCTGATCCAAGCCGTGTATATTATGGGACAGATACTCGTGCTTTTGAATTATTAATAGGGGGTTTCCTAGCAGCTGTTTTGGCAAACAGTAAACCTTTCACTAAGGAAGCTTCTATAAAGCACAAAAATGCGTTAAAGCTCATAAGTATTGTTACTTTTTCTATCTTTATTTTTAGCGCTATATTTATAGATGAATATAACTCTTTTTTATATAGAGGTGGATTGTTTTTGTTTAGCTTGAACACGGCTTTACTTATAGCATGTGTGTGTCATCCAAAAGGGATTTTAGGCCCTATACTTTCATGGAAGCCTCTGCGTTGGATTGGTACAAGATCCTATGGAATATATCTTTGGCATTATCCTATTATGGTCTTAAGTACTCCTATTTATGAAATAGGAAATCCATCATATTTACGTGTCTTTTTTCAGCTGATTATTACATGTATCATTGCAGAGTATTCATACCGTTTTATAGAGCTTCCAATACGAAAGCTTGGGTTTAGAAAATATTGTAATTACTTAGCTGTAAATTTCATCAAGAGGAGATCTTTAACCTTTGCAAAAAAAACTACAGCTGTAGTATCAGTACTAGTGGCTATATCACTTGTGATTGGCGTTGTTAATATGACAAAAGTAAGGCCAAGCTTTGGGAAAGCCGAAGCACATCCATCTGAGATAGATACAAATCAAGTTTCTGAAGACAAAGCTTCTAATACAAGTTTTGATGAAAAAGATAAAAGCATATCTACTGAAAAAAATGAACTGAGTTCTAGTAAGAATAGAGAAGTAAATTCTAACGAACAAAGTTCGGTAATTTCTAATAATAATAATAATGAAGACACTTCATCAACAGCAGTTGAAGCTTATAAGGAAATATTGGCTATTGGAGATTCTATTATGCTAAATATTACTCAAAGCCTTAATGAAAAGTATAACAACATCACAATCGATGGAAAAGTTGGAAGGCAAATGTCTGAAGCAATAACTTTAGCTGCTAAGTATACTGCATTTAATGCTTCTGATAAAGCAGTTATCATTGAACTAGGAGCAAATGGCTACTTTACAAGTAAACAAATTAATAAACTGCTTGACTCTTTCTCAAAGTCACATATCTTTTTAATAAATACCCGTGTGCCACGTTCCTGGGAAAGTAAGGTCAACAAAACCTTAAAAGAAAAAGCTGAAGAACGAAAAAATGTAACCTTAATTGACTGGTATTCTATAGCTTCTAAACATCCTGAATATTTTGGACAAGATGGTGTACATTTAAATTCTAAGGGGGCCGAAGCCTTAGTAAATCTTATTAGCAAGAACTTAAAGATATAA
- a CDS encoding RNA polymerase sigma factor, which translates to MSLELKDQYDKIYKYCYFKVKNLQLAEDLTQETFLKFFSQNSYISRGKPLAYLYTIAKNLCIDTYRKTEMMPLDESISSENTLEDFETYFTIRQAIYTLPEDLQEIVFLRFVNELPMVEISNIIGISRFSVYRRINNALKELKLILREEDFS; encoded by the coding sequence GTGTCTTTAGAGCTCAAAGACCAGTATGACAAAATATATAAATACTGCTATTTCAAAGTGAAAAATTTACAGCTTGCAGAAGATTTGACACAGGAAACCTTTCTTAAATTTTTTAGCCAAAATTCCTATATTAGTCGTGGAAAGCCACTTGCATATCTTTATACAATAGCTAAAAATTTATGCATCGATACATATAGAAAAACTGAAATGATGCCATTAGATGAAAGTATTTCTTCAGAAAATACACTTGAAGATTTTGAAACATATTTTACTATAAGACAGGCTATATACACTTTACCAGAGGATTTGCAGGAAATTGTGTTCTTACGGTTTGTCAATGAATTGCCAATGGTAGAAATCAGTAACATCATAGGTATCTCACGATTTAGTGTGTATCGAAGAATAAATAACGCATTAAAAGAATTGAAGCTTATTTTAAGAGAGGAGGATTTTTCTTGA